The Eggerthella guodeyinii sequence GCGGACGCGGGAGGCGCAGGAGGCGCGCTGCGGCGCGGCGGCGCAACTGTCGCTGTTCGACGACGGGCCCGCGGCCCCCGAAGCTCCCGCGGCCCCGCCGCGCGCGGAAGCGTTCCCCTCGTCGGTGGTGCCGCTCATCGTGGCCACGGGCGACGGGTGCGGCCTTGCGGTGGCGCATATGGCCTGGGGATACGAGGTTCCGTGGAAGAACGGGCCCGTGTTCAACACGCGCATCGAGACGGCGCTGCGCGACGACGGCAGCATGTGGTCGTCGTCCTTCGCGCGGCGCCGCTGCCTGATACCCGCCTGGGGCTTCTACGAGTCGCACGCGTCCGAGACGGTGCCGAGCGCGCGCACCGGGCGGCCCGTGAAGCGCCAGTACGCCTTCGAGCCTCGCGACGGCGCGCCGCTTTTGCTGGCGGGCATCCACGACCGCGGCCGGTTCTCGCTCGTCACCACCGAGCCGAACGAGGCGGTGGCCGCCGTGCACAACCGCATGCCGCTCGTGCTGGGCTCCGGCGAGCCGGCGCTGTGGCTGCGCGGCGTCTACGGGCCGCTGCTCGACCGCGGCGCCATCGAGCTGAGCGTCGCACCCGAGCGCTAGCGGACGGCGGCGGCCGCGGCCTCCCGATCGTGGGCGTTTCCCCAGCTCGCCATTCGCCACGTCGCCTTGCGCCGCTGCGACATCGGGGTGAAAACCGCACGCAAACGGAGCGGGGGGCTCGCCAAGAACGGATGTTTCACGTGAAACATCCGTTCTGGTTTCCTGCTTGGAGCATCATCCCCGGGCGACGCGGCCCCGCAAGGCGCGAAGCTACTTGCCGCGCTCGGACAGGAACAGCCCGACGATGGTCAGAGCCACGCCGGCGATGACGGGCGGCGTGAGCGGGTCGCCCAGCACGGCCGCCGAGGCCAGCACGGTGAGCGCCGGCACGAGGTAGATGTACAGGCTCGTCTTCACGGGCCCCAGCTCCTTCACCGCCATGTTCCACGTCACGAAGCACAGCGCGCTGGCGCCCAGCCCCAGGAACACGAGGTTGCCCCACATCTCGGGCGCGGCGAGCGAGGCCCAGTCGGGCGAGAAGCCCAGGACGGGCAGCGTCGGGAGCATGAACGCAAGTCCCCAGGCGAACGTGCGGCGCGTGACGAGGATGCTGTCGTAGCCGAACGTCGAGAGCTTCTTCGTCACGATGGAGTACACGGCCCACGTGCCCGCGGCCGCCAGCGCCAGCGCCACGCCCGCGAGGCCCGCCTGGCCGAGGCCGTCCTCCCCCGCCAGCCCCGCCGCGCCGCCCGCGAAGCTGACCAGGCACACGCCCGCCATGGCCACCGCGAAGCCCGCGAAGAACGGCGCGCGCAGGCGCTCCTTGAGCGCTACGGCCGAGGCGATGCCGGTGAACAGCGGCGCCGCCGCCACGACCACGCCCACGATGGAGGCCGTGGTGAACGTGAGCGCGATGTTCTCCAGCAGGTAGTACAGCGTGACGCCGGTGGCGCCCGCCAGCATGAACCAGCGCTCCTCCTTGAAGCCCTGCACGCGCAGGATGCGCGGGCGCAGCAGCGCGAGCGCGCCGAAGCCGATCACGAAGCGGAAGAACAGGATCTCGATGGGCGCGAGATGCACGAGCAGCACCTTCGTGGACACGAACGTCACGGCCCACACGAGCACGGTGACGAGCGCCAGCGCGTGCCCGCGCACGGCGGGCCGCTGCTGCGCCTGCGCGTCGTCCGCCGCCCGGACGTCTGCCGCGGCCATGCTAGCGCCCCTCGCGCGAAGCGCGCGCGGCGCTGCGGTAGCGGCCCGGCGTGACGCCGTAGAACGACTTGAACACCCGGGTCATGTGCGCCTGGTCGGAGAACCCGGCGCGCGCAGCCGCCTCGGCCGGGGCGTCGCCCGCAGCCAGCAGGTCGCGGGCACGGTTCGCCCGCACGGCCTGCAGGTAGCGATGGGGCGTGAGGCCCGTCTCGTCGGAGAACGCGCGGATGAGGGCGAACCGCGACAGCCCGGCGGCCTGCGCCAGGTCGGCGAGCGTCAGCTCCGCGGCGTAGGCCTCGTCGACGAGCGCCCGGGCCCGGGCGACCGCCGCTTCGGAAGCGGTCGCCGAGACGGGGGAAGGCGAGGGCGGCCGGCCGCCCTCGCAGCAGCGCGCCACGCGCGCCAGCAGGGCGAGCAGGGCCTCCTCTTCCTCGAGCGGGTCGGCGCCCTCGCTCCACGCGAACGCGTACAACCGCGCCATGCAGGCCGACAGCGACACGTCGCGCGTGACCACCGTCTTGAAGCGATGCGGGCCCGGCACGCCGAGAGCCTCGCCCACCACCTGGGAGAAAAGCTCGTCGGGGACGACGATGCTGCGATACGCCAGCGGCGCCTTCCCCACGGGCTCGCAGCCGTGCACCTCGCCCGGCTCGAACAGCACGAAGTCGTCGGGGCCCAGCACGTGCTCCTCGGCCCGGCAGCGCATGCGACGACCGCCGCCCACCATCTGCCCGATGGTCCAGAAGTCGTGGAAGTGCAGCGGGAAGGGCTGCACGATGCCCTCGAGGGTGACGAACTCCACGCCCGGGCACGGCCCGAACGGCGCGATGCGCCGATTCTCGGCCCCCATGTCGGGGTCGGCCAAGCGCGCGCCCGCCACATCGGGGCGCTCGTTCCATGCTTCGATCGTTTCCATGCGAACCCTTTCGTCCAAGCAGGAAACGATACCATGAACGAGCGCGCCCCGCTTGAACGAAATTGCAGGCGGAACGCCGCAGGCCCCACGCGCCCCGCCTGCCCCGAACCCGCCAGCGCCAAACCCGTACAAATGTTTCACGTGAAACATTCTCGCGACGGTGGCGCGACGCCGTCGCGGCGGCGATGTTGCGGTGCCATGGTCGCCGCGGCGCCGTGCCGTCGCGGGGCGCTACCGCCGCTCGAGCAGGTCTCCGCGCGTGGAGATCACCGCCACCTCGAACGGCACGTCCTTGCCGCTGCGCTCGAGGGCCGTGCGCGCCGCGTGCTCGAGGCCGCCGCAGCAGGGAACCTCCATGCGCGCCACGGTGACCGAGGCGATGTCGTTGCCCGCGAAGACGGCCTCGAGCTTCTGGCTGTAGTCGACGGCGTCCAGCTTCGGGCAGCCGATGAGGGTGATGCGGCCGCGCATGAAGTCGCGATGGAAGTCGGCGTAGGCGAACGCCGTGCAGTCGGCGGCGATCAGCACGTGCGCGCCCTGGAAGTACGGCGCCTGCACGGGGACGAGCTTGATCTCCACCGGCCACGATGCCAGCTCGGAGGGGCGCGGCGCGACCGGCGCGACCGCTTCCGCATCATCCGCTTCCGCCCGGCCCTGCGCCGCCAGCACGGCCGCCTCGTCGTAGGCCTCGGCCTCGCGCTCGACGAAGGCGATGGCGCCGGTCGGGCACGCCGGCAGACAATCGCCCAGCCCGTCGCAGTAGTCGTCGCGCAGCAGGCGCGCCTTGCCGCCCACCAGGCCTATCGCGCCTTCATGGCACGCCGTCACGCACAGGCCGCAGCCGGTGCACGCCGCCTCGTCGATCTCGATGATCTTCCGTATCATAAGGTTCCTCCTGCATGCGCTCCCGCGCGCTCTCGTCGGTATGCTCGCGAGCATAGCACGCGGCGGCGGCGCCCTTCGTTGTAAATGCAACAAGCGGGAAATTCTCCCCCTTCCCCCTTGACAGGCCGCGTCTCCTCCGTATACTTATGAACAGTTGATCATATGTTGAGAGGTTAACAGGATGAAGCAAAACCAGAGCAAGACCGCGCCGGCCCCCGACGACGGCGCCGCCCTCGCGGAGAGCGCGCACGACAACGGCTGCTCGTGCGGCTGCGCCGAGCACGCGGGCGCGTCCGGGCCGGGGCCCGAGAGCATGCCCGACGAGGAGCTGCTGTACGACCTGGCCGACCTGTTCAAGGTGTTCGGCGACACGACGCGCATCAAGATGCTGTACGCGCTCATGGGCCAGGAACTGTGCGTCGCCGACCTCGCCGAGCTCATCGGCGCCACGCAAAGCGCCGTGTCGCACCAGCTGCGCACGCTCAAGCAGGCCCGCCTCGTCAAGTTCCAGCGCGACGGCAAGAACGTCATCTACTCGCTGTCCGACGACCATGTGTACACCATGCTCGCCCAGGGCATGACCCACATCTGCGAATAGCGAACGACAAGCAACGAACAACCCGACGAACGCCCCTATCGAAAGGAACACCCATGCGCAAAGCCTTCAAACTCCAGGACCTCGACTGCGCGAACTGCGCCGCCAAGATGGAGAACGGCATCAAGAACATCGACGGCGTGAAAAGCGCCACGGTCAGCTTCATGACGCAGAAGCTCGTGCTGGAAGCCGACGACGACCGCTTCGACGCGGTGCTCGACGAAGCCGAGCGCGTTTGCCAGAAGATCGAGCCGGATTGCGTCATCCTGCGCTAACCGCCCGCTGACAATCGAAGAGCCGATTGCACGAACGGATGTTTCACGTGAAACATTCCGGCGGTGCGTTGCGCTCTTCCCCGGACCACAAGGTTGGAGATCATGAACAAGAAACAGAAACGCACGAGGAACCGCATCATCCTCGCCATCGCGCTGTTCGTCGTCGTGTACGTCGTGGCGGAGCTGCTTCCGCTGTCGACGTGGCTCGGCAGCGAGACGGCGGCGCTGTGGGTGGAGTTCGCGCTCTTCCTCGTCCCCTACCTCATCGCCGGCTACGACGTGCTGCTGCGCGCGGCGAAGAACATCGGCCACGGCCAGGTGTTCGACGAGAACTTCCTCATGAGCGTGGCCACCATCGGCGCCTTCGCGCTCGTGCTGTTCCCCGACAGCGACCCGCACATGGCCGAAGGCGCGGCCGTCATGCTGTTCTACCAGGTGGGCGAGCTGTTCCAAAGCTACGCCGTGGGCAAGAGCCGCAAGTCCATCGCCGACATGATGGACATCGCGCCCGACTTCGCCAACGTGGAGCGCGACGGGCAGCTCGTGCAGGTGGATCCCTACGAGGTGGCTGTGGGCGACGAGATCGTCGTGAAAGCCGGCGAGCGCGTGCCGCTCGACGGCGTCGTGGCGAGCGGCACCTCGCAGCTCGACACCGCGGCCCTCACCGGCGAGTCGGTGCCGCGCGAGGTGCGCGCGGGCGACGAGATCATCTCGGGCTGCGTCAACATGACCGGCCTCATCACCGTTCGCGTGACCAAGCCCTTCGGCGAGTCCACCGTGAGCCGCATCCTCGAGCTCGTGGAGAACGCCGCCGAGAAGAAGGCCAAGACCGAGAACTTCATCACCCGCTTCGCGCGCTACTACACCCCGGCGGTCGTGGGCATCGCGGTGCTGCTGGCCGTCGTGCCGCCGCTGCTGCTGGGCCAGAACTGGTCCGACTGGGTGCAGCGCGGGCTGATCTTCCTCGTGGTGTCGTGCCCCTGCGCGCTCGTCATCAGCGTGCCCCTGTCGTTCTTCGGCGGCATCGGCGGCGCCTCGCGCCTGGGCATCCTCGTGAAGGGCAGCAACTACCTGGAGACGCTCGCCGGCACCGAGACGGTCGTGTTCGACAAGACCGGCACGCTCACCGACGGCTCGTTCAACGTGGTGGCCGTGCATCCCGAGGCCGACATCGACCCCGACCGGCTGCTGTCCATCGCGGCGCACGCCGAGGCGTACTCGAACCACCCGATCGCCCTGTCGGTCAAGCAGGCCTACTCGGGGCCCATCGACCAGCAGCGCATCGACGACGTGCAGGAGCAGAGCGGCCACGGCGTGCGGGCGCGCATCGACGAGCACGTGGTGCTCGTGGGCAACGACAAGCTCATGAGCGAGTGCGGCGTGGGTTGCCACGACTGCGAGCTGACCGGCACCATCCTGCACGTGTCGCTCGACGGCGACTACATCGGCCACATCGTCATCGCCGACGTCATCAAGCCCGACGCGGCCGAGGCCATCGCCGCCTTGCGCGCGGCCGGCGTGAAGAAGACCGTCATGCTGACGGGCGACCGCGCCGACGTGGCCGCCGCCGTGGCGGGCGAGCTCGGCATCGACGAGTTCCGCGCGCAGCTGCTGCCCCAGGACAAGGTGGCGGAAGTGGAGAGGCTGCTGGAGGAGACGCACGCGCACGGCGCCGGCAAGGGCAAGCTGGCGTTCGTGGGCGACGGCATCAACGACGCGCCCGTGCTCACCCGCGCCGACATCGGCATCGCCATGGGCGCGATGGGGTCGGACGCGGCCATCGAGGCGGCCGACGTCGTGCTCATGGACGACAAGCCCTCGAACATCGCGAAGGCCGTCCACATCGCCCGCAAGACCATGGGCATCGTGTGGCAGAACATCGTGTTCGCCCTCGGCGTGAAGTTCCTCGTGCTGATCCTGGCGGCGGTGGGCATCGCCAACATGTGGCTGGCCGTGTTCGCCGACGTGGGCGTGGCCGTGATCGCCATCCTCAACGCCATGCGCGCCATGAACGTGAGGAAGTAGCGAGCCGCGCATCCGCCAAGCGAG is a genomic window containing:
- a CDS encoding SOS response-associated peptidase family protein; protein product: MCRRFIPVDRDEVARIAAEIERDLADHAGELASLDPLADYEAHLFAPADAPGAVQAARTREAQEARCGAAAQLSLFDDGPAAPEAPAAPPRAEAFPSSVVPLIVATGDGCGLAVAHMAWGYEVPWKNGPVFNTRIETALRDDGSMWSSSFARRRCLIPAWGFYESHASETVPSARTGRPVKRQYAFEPRDGAPLLLAGIHDRGRFSLVTTEPNEAVAAVHNRMPLVLGSGEPALWLRGVYGPLLDRGAIELSVAPER
- a CDS encoding DMT family transporter; the protein is MAAADVRAADDAQAQQRPAVRGHALALVTVLVWAVTFVSTKVLLVHLAPIEILFFRFVIGFGALALLRPRILRVQGFKEERWFMLAGATGVTLYYLLENIALTFTTASIVGVVVAAAPLFTGIASAVALKERLRAPFFAGFAVAMAGVCLVSFAGGAAGLAGEDGLGQAGLAGVALALAAAGTWAVYSIVTKKLSTFGYDSILVTRRTFAWGLAFMLPTLPVLGFSPDWASLAAPEMWGNLVFLGLGASALCFVTWNMAVKELGPVKTSLYIYLVPALTVLASAAVLGDPLTPPVIAGVALTIVGLFLSERGK
- a CDS encoding helix-turn-helix transcriptional regulator, producing the protein METIEAWNERPDVAGARLADPDMGAENRRIAPFGPCPGVEFVTLEGIVQPFPLHFHDFWTIGQMVGGGRRMRCRAEEHVLGPDDFVLFEPGEVHGCEPVGKAPLAYRSIVVPDELFSQVVGEALGVPGPHRFKTVVTRDVSLSACMARLYAFAWSEGADPLEEEEALLALLARVARCCEGGRPPSPSPVSATASEAAVARARALVDEAYAAELTLADLAQAAGLSRFALIRAFSDETGLTPHRYLQAVRANRARDLLAAGDAPAEAAARAGFSDQAHMTRVFKSFYGVTPGRYRSAARASREGR
- a CDS encoding ATP-binding protein, producing the protein MIRKIIEIDEAACTGCGLCVTACHEGAIGLVGGKARLLRDDYCDGLGDCLPACPTGAIAFVEREAEAYDEAAVLAAQGRAEADDAEAVAPVAPRPSELASWPVEIKLVPVQAPYFQGAHVLIAADCTAFAYADFHRDFMRGRITLIGCPKLDAVDYSQKLEAVFAGNDIASVTVARMEVPCCGGLEHAARTALERSGKDVPFEVAVISTRGDLLERR
- a CDS encoding ArsR/SmtB family transcription factor — encoded protein: MKQNQSKTAPAPDDGAALAESAHDNGCSCGCAEHAGASGPGPESMPDEELLYDLADLFKVFGDTTRIKMLYALMGQELCVADLAELIGATQSAVSHQLRTLKQARLVKFQRDGKNVIYSLSDDHVYTMLAQGMTHICE
- a CDS encoding cation transporter, with the translated sequence MRKAFKLQDLDCANCAAKMENGIKNIDGVKSATVSFMTQKLVLEADDDRFDAVLDEAERVCQKIEPDCVILR
- a CDS encoding heavy metal translocating P-type ATPase encodes the protein MNKKQKRTRNRIILAIALFVVVYVVAELLPLSTWLGSETAALWVEFALFLVPYLIAGYDVLLRAAKNIGHGQVFDENFLMSVATIGAFALVLFPDSDPHMAEGAAVMLFYQVGELFQSYAVGKSRKSIADMMDIAPDFANVERDGQLVQVDPYEVAVGDEIVVKAGERVPLDGVVASGTSQLDTAALTGESVPREVRAGDEIISGCVNMTGLITVRVTKPFGESTVSRILELVENAAEKKAKTENFITRFARYYTPAVVGIAVLLAVVPPLLLGQNWSDWVQRGLIFLVVSCPCALVISVPLSFFGGIGGASRLGILVKGSNYLETLAGTETVVFDKTGTLTDGSFNVVAVHPEADIDPDRLLSIAAHAEAYSNHPIALSVKQAYSGPIDQQRIDDVQEQSGHGVRARIDEHVVLVGNDKLMSECGVGCHDCELTGTILHVSLDGDYIGHIVIADVIKPDAAEAIAALRAAGVKKTVMLTGDRADVAAAVAGELGIDEFRAQLLPQDKVAEVERLLEETHAHGAGKGKLAFVGDGINDAPVLTRADIGIAMGAMGSDAAIEAADVVLMDDKPSNIAKAVHIARKTMGIVWQNIVFALGVKFLVLILAAVGIANMWLAVFADVGVAVIAILNAMRAMNVRK